The genomic segment CACAGCGTAAGCTAAATAACGCATCGCCAGTCAGGCACTCTGAATGAACTCGGGCTAAAACAGGTTTTGGATCGCTGATGTCACCAAATACCAGTGCTACATGGTCATGCCCTGTGGCAAGCTCTTCAAAACCGACCATCAGAAAATCGCCCCATGGTGTCGGTAGTTTGGCTTCTGCCACTCTTTTTAGCTGCATGATACTCTCCAATAACCTATTGCTACGTTATGAACCCTGTTATCTCGCGAAAACACGGCGAAAATAAACAGCAATTCTAATGCTTATGACTTTATCAGTCGGATAAAGCGTATCAGTATAATCTAATCAAATGAATTTTGTTGCTGAATAGTTAAGAAAAAATCAGCTGGCGAGTGCGGTATTTTTACTCTTTTAGCCATTTTTGTGGGATTATAGACCGCTGTTATTATATCAGAACTGAGACGTAATATGTTAAGTGGGCTTGCAAAGCGAATATTTATTGGGGTTTTAATCCTTTTGATAATGCCAGTATTTGTCTGGTTTATTGACTGGACATGGACACCGAATGAAGACAATCCTATTCTTAAACCATTATTCTGGATGACAGAAACGGCCAGTTCTCCCTGGGGAGCTATTACCAGTGTGGTGCTGGCGCTGTGGTTTGTCTGGCGTTTGCGACTTACCTTTAAACTAGGTGCTTTGCTGATTGCTATACTGGCGGTGACTATCGTTGGTGGGCAAGGGGTAAAGTCAGCCATCAAAGAAACGATGGAAGAGCCTCGTCCGTTTGTTCTCTGGATGGAGAATGAGTTTCAGCTTGATGATAATGCCTTTTATGCGTTACCACGCAAAGAGCGTGCCCGGATAGTGGAACAACATCTCAAAGGTGAAGAACGTGTTCCGCCCTGGTTGTCTAAACACTGGGAACGAGAAACCGGCTACTCTTTTCCATCAGGACATACGCTATTTACTGCAACCTGGGCGCTGTTGGGAATAGGAATGCTATTACCTCGCCGTCGCTATATCAGCGCTGTGGTATTGATGGTTTGGGCGATTACTGTTGCAGGTAGCCGGCTGTTACTTGGAATGCACTGGCCGGAAGATTTAATTGTTTCGGTTTTACTCAGCGGTTTATTTGCTTTTCTGGCCAGTTGGGCTGCAGAGTATTGGGTATTTTCTCCCAGGCAGGTCGCAGTGAACCTTGCTGAAAAGTGCGAAGAATAGTGAATACAAAACAATACTATTCGCCACGACTCTCCAGAGTCAGTAAGATTGTGTGATAGTATTATTAGATTATATCAGTGATAAACAACCCACGGAGAGAAAGAGAGGTTTTCTATCTGTGAGTAGAAATGCTAAGTTATAGAACATTAATCAAGTATTCTTGGTATAATTCATCCGTTTATCTCTATTTTGGATAGCATTGTGAAATATTTAATAATTGGACTCATCGCCATTGTTATTTTGGTTATCTCGGTAACATTAGGCGCACATAATGAACAGGTCGTTACGTTCAACTTTTTGATTGCCAAGGGGGATTACGCTCTATCTACTCTGTTGGCGATATTATTTGGCGGTGGCTTTATTCTGGGTTGGCTGATCAGTGGCCTGTTTTACCTGCGTTTACGCTTGCGTTTAGGTCGTGCAGAGCGTCAGATTAAACGCTTGCAGCAAGCTGCAACACCTTCTTCGTCACCGGTCAGCGAGCCTGCACCTGTGGCGTTGCCGCAACCCACAAAGGAATAAGGCTGTATGCTAGAACTGCTGTTTCTGTTGTTGCCCGTAGCTGCCGCGTACGGCTGGTATATGGGCCGAAGAGGCGTACAACAGGAGCGGCAGCAGGAAGCGAATAAACTGTCCCGTGGCTATGTGGACGGGGTTAACTTCCTGCTTTCTAACCAACAAGATAAAGCCGTTGATCTCTTTGTCGATATGCTAAAAGAGGACGGCGGTGCTTTTGAAGCCCACCTGACCTTAGGCAACTTATTCCGTTCACGGGGTGAAGTTGACCGTGCTATCCGTATTCACCAGTCTTTGATTGAGAGTGCTTCCCTGACGTTTGAACAGCGTTTGCTGGTTACCCAGCAATTAGGCTGGGACTATATGGCAGCAGGGCTCTACGATCGCGCTGAACAGATGTTTATTCAGCTAATTGATGAAGCAGACTTCAGGATTCCTGCGTTAAAGCAGTTGCTGATTATTTATCAGACAACCAGCGATTGGCAGCAGGCCATTGAGATGGCCGAGAAATTGGTTAAAGCAGGAAAAGATGAGTTTCGTCTTGAGATTGCCCATTTTTATTGTGAGTTAGCTCTACAGGCGATGGGCTCTGAAGATCTGGATAAAGCGATGGGACTGCTGAAAAAAGCCGCCGCTGCCGATAAAAATTGTGCCCGGGTATCGATTATGTCCGGTCGTATCTGGATTGCCCGCGGTGATGATACCAAAGCGATTAATGAGCTGGAGCGGGTTATCGAGCAGGATAAAGATTTTGTCAGCGAAACTATCGCCATGTTGTATGAGTGTTATCAACGATTACAGCAGCCTGAACGTTGGATAGAGTACCTGAAGCGCTGTGTGGCAGAAAATACCGGCTCCGAAGCAGAATTAAGACTGGCGGATATGCTGGAACAAACTGAAGGGCGAGATGTGGCTCAAACCTATATTAATCGCCAGCTACAGCTTCATCCAACGACCCGAGGTTTCTATCGTCTGATGGATTATCAACTGGCGGAAGCAGAAGAAGGGCGAGCTAAAGAGAGTTTGCTGGTGTTACGAGAAATGGTGGGTGAGCAAATTCGTATCCGCCCCCGTTATCGCTGCGAAAAGTGCGGACTGACGGCTAACTCGCTCTACTGGCACTGTCCTTCTTGCCGGGCCTGGTCAACGGTAAAACCTATTCGTGGATTAGACGGTCAATAAACAGATAATAGCCTGATAGCGATTGGGCTTCTTTTAGTAAGAATGCATTACAGGAAAACAGTATGTCGATGTCGACTTCACCCATAATTGTTGCTCTGGATTACGATAATCAACGCTCAGCGCTTGAACTGGCCGATAAAATAGAACCTAAAGATTGCCGGC from the Limnobaculum zhutongyuii genome contains:
- the pgpB gene encoding phosphatidylglycerophosphatase B, with the translated sequence MLSGLAKRIFIGVLILLIMPVFVWFIDWTWTPNEDNPILKPLFWMTETASSPWGAITSVVLALWFVWRLRLTFKLGALLIAILAVTIVGGQGVKSAIKETMEEPRPFVLWMENEFQLDDNAFYALPRKERARIVEQHLKGEERVPPWLSKHWERETGYSFPSGHTLFTATWALLGIGMLLPRRRYISAVVLMVWAITVAGSRLLLGMHWPEDLIVSVLLSGLFAFLASWAAEYWVFSPRQVAVNLAEKCEE
- a CDS encoding LapA family protein yields the protein MKYLIIGLIAIVILVISVTLGAHNEQVVTFNFLIAKGDYALSTLLAILFGGGFILGWLISGLFYLRLRLRLGRAERQIKRLQQAATPSSSPVSEPAPVALPQPTKE
- the lapB gene encoding lipopolysaccharide assembly protein LapB, which produces MLELLFLLLPVAAAYGWYMGRRGVQQERQQEANKLSRGYVDGVNFLLSNQQDKAVDLFVDMLKEDGGAFEAHLTLGNLFRSRGEVDRAIRIHQSLIESASLTFEQRLLVTQQLGWDYMAAGLYDRAEQMFIQLIDEADFRIPALKQLLIIYQTTSDWQQAIEMAEKLVKAGKDEFRLEIAHFYCELALQAMGSEDLDKAMGLLKKAAAADKNCARVSIMSGRIWIARGDDTKAINELERVIEQDKDFVSETIAMLYECYQRLQQPERWIEYLKRCVAENTGSEAELRLADMLEQTEGRDVAQTYINRQLQLHPTTRGFYRLMDYQLAEAEEGRAKESLLVLREMVGEQIRIRPRYRCEKCGLTANSLYWHCPSCRAWSTVKPIRGLDGQ